A region from the Rosa rugosa chromosome 6, drRosRugo1.1, whole genome shotgun sequence genome encodes:
- the LOC133717262 gene encoding uncharacterized protein LOC133717262, with protein sequence MASMAYPTPSSSYSCCYKNHTKRNIIPSIPHITFCQQQQPHQNDHKPTDPVGRREIILRSSELAVVGAIFNFSGKKPDYLGVQKNQPALALCPATKNCISTAENVTDIVHYAPPWNYNGGRNRKKPVSREVAMEELLQVIKSTKPDKFTPRIMEKKDDYVRVEYQSSILGFVDDVEFWFPPGRDSIVEYRSASRLGNFDFDINRKRIKALRQELENKGWASKDSF encoded by the exons atggCTTCCATGGCATACCCCaccccctcctcctcctactCCTGTTGTTACAAGAATCACACCAAACGCAACATCATTCCCTCCATTCCACATATTACGTTCTGTCAGCAGCAGCAGCCTCATCAGAACGACCACAAACCCACCGACCCAGTCGGTCGAAG GGAGATTATACTGAGGAGCAGCGAATTGGCAGTGGTGGGAGCCATCTTCAACTTCAG CGGCAAAAAGCCAGACTATCTTGGGGTGCAGAAAAACCAACCGGCTTTGGCTCTTTGTCCAGCTACTAAGAATTGCATTTCAACCGCGGAGAATGTCACTGACATTGTCCATTATGCCCCTCCCTG GAACTATAATGGGGGACGTAATAGGAAAAAGCCGGTCAGCAGAGAAGTGGCTATGGAGGAACTTCTCCAAGTG ATAAAATCAACAAAGCCGGACAAGTTCACACCGCGGATAATGGAGAAGAAAGATGATTATGTGAGAGTGGAATACCAATCCTCAATCTTAGGG TTTGTGGATGATGTTGAGTTTTGGTTTCCACCGGGCAGAGACTCGATAGTGGAGTACAGATCAGCATCCCGGTTAGGCAACTTCGATTTTGACATCAACAGGAAGAGAATCAAG GCATTGCGACAAGAGTTAGAGAACAAAGGTTGGGCTTCCAAGGACAGCTTTTGA